Part of the Carnobacterium pleistocenium FTR1 genome is shown below.
TGAACGTCTCCAATTGCAAATAATTCTTTTTTCATCCTCCAACACCTCTTTAGAAGTTTTCATTATTATACCAGTTGAGCAAAATATCTTATAAAATAATGATTTTCGACCTAGTTTGTAAGGCATTAGTCTAGACTATAAAAAATAGAATCATTATAATTAGGAAAACGCTCACTGCTAATAATGACAATAATAGAAAGGAAGTATCTAGCCATGAATTGGAAAAAAGGAGTCGGAGTTGTTATAGCTATTGCCATCATTGCCTTTATCTTTTATAGTGTTATAAATTCTAACACTGAAGAAGAAACGATCACCGTGCAAATTGCAAAAGTATCACAGGAGACGATCAAAGAAACACTAAGCACAAATGGATTAATTGAATCTACCCAAACGCAAACTATTTTTGGTCAAGGACTGATTCAAGATGTACCTGTAAGTGTAGGCGATTCTATTGAAGAAGGTGCTACTCTTATCTCTTATAGAGATGGAACAAATCAGACAGCTGATTTTAATGGTACCGTCACAACAGTTAACGCAAAAAATGGCCAAGTTGATTTAAGCAGTCAAAATGGTGAACCTGCCATCGCAATTGCTGACTTAAGCAATTTACAGGTTACAATCAACTTAAGCGAATCAGATGCACCCCTTATTGAAGAAGGACAAGTTGCCGTATTAACGACTGGAGATCAGTCTTTTGATGGAACCGTATCGCATATTGACCCTACAGCTTCTACCGTAACAAGTCAGACCAGTACATCGATGGTTTTAAAGTCCATCATTTCTTTTGATACACCGCCCGAAGGTCTGTTTGCTGGATTTAATATTGATGTTGATGTGACAACAAATACTGCGGAAAATGTTTTAGCTATTCCAATTGAAGCCCTCTTGTATGACGTAGATAATAACCCATATGTTTATGTTGTTGAAAATGAAAAAGCATTGACTACACCGATAGAAACTGGCATCCAATCCGCTACAAACGTAGAAGTAACGGATGGTCTTACACTGGATGACACAATTATCTTATCTCCTGATGATACGATCAGTGATGGTACTAAGGTGACTAGTGAATAGGAGGGAGCTCAACCATGATCAGCATTAAAAATATCGTTAAAACATATACCACTGGTGAAGAAAAATTAGTTGCTTTAGATAATGTTTCTCTAGAAATAGCAGCTGGCGAATTTACTTCAATAATGGGATCAAGCGGATCAGGTAAATCGACGTTAATGAATATTTTAGGTCTATTAGATCGTTTTGATTCAGGTACTTATATGCTGAACGGTCAAAACGTAAGTGATCTAAGTGATAAAGAAAGTGCCAAAATTCGCAACAAAGAGATTGGCTTTATTTTTCAATCCTTTAACTTGATGCCGCGTATGTCAGTTTTAGAAAATGTTGAATTGCCTTTAGTGTATGCCGGTGTGAAAGCTAAAGAAAGAAAAGAACGAGCTCTAAAAGCTTTAGAGCGTGTCGGTTTAAGCGATCGCGTCAAACATAAACCAAATGAAATTTCAGGTGGTCAGAAACAGCGCGTCGCTATTGCCCGGGCAATCGTAAATAATCCTCATGTACTAATGGCAGATGAACCTACAGGAAACCTTGATTCCAAGACGACCGTTGATATTATGCGTATTTTCCAAGAGTTAAATGCTGAAGGAACAACTATTCTGATGGTCACTCATGAATCTGCAGTAGCCTTATATACTAAACGAATACTCACATTTAATGATGGTGCATTGATAAACGACCAATCTCAAAAATCAGTTTAGAAGGGAGTTTCCGCATGAATATTCTTGAAAATTTCAAAATGGCTGTCGACAGTATTTTTTCAAATAAATTACGGTCTCTTTTGACTATGCTGGGAATTATTATAGGTATCACAGCTGTTATAGCTATTTTATCAGTCGGAAATGGTGCGACTTCAGAAATCACTAACACGTTCAATGATTTTGGAGCTTCTACTATTTCATTGTCCTTAAGTGATGAAGCTACAACTGATGCAGCGATCACAGATGCAGACATTACAGCACTAAAAGATTCTATCCCTGAGATAACACGTATTTCACCAGACAATACAGTTAATACAACCGTAAAGTCGGATTTTGAAACCCGAACAGTTTTGGCATTTAGCGGTACTTCAGATTTACAATATACCAATCAGTCAATGGAAAGTACCCTCATCTATGGACGCTACTTCAACCAAAGCGACTATGATGATGCAAAAGAAGTGGTCGTAATTACTGAAGATACAGCTACATCACTGTTTAATGGTCGTCAAAATGTGATTGGTGAGGATATCCAGCTGTTGAGTAATACTGGGACTACTCTTAATTTGAAAATTATCGGTATTGTAGAAGGGACCTTTCAAGAATTACAAGGCTCTTTTGATCTAAGCCAGATGCCTTTATTCTTAGCTCTTCCTCTTACAACAATGGAGAAGTTAAATCCAACAATGGCCCTTATGAATAGTTTAACGGTTCAAGTGACGGATAAAGATGCAATCGAATCAGTCTCTAATCGTATGGTTCGACTATTAGAAACGAAACACGATTCTGTAGGAGAGAATTTTTATACAGCGACTAACTTTTTGCAAGCTCTTGATCAAGTAGATTCAGTTTTAAGTTTGTTTGTAAACTTTATCGCTGCTGTAGCAGCAATTGCTTTATTGGTAGGCGGAATTGGTGTTATGAACATTATGCTCGTATCTGTAACTGAACGAACACGTGAGATTGGTACCAGAAAAGCTTTAGGCGCGACAACGAATACCATTCTTTTTCAATTTTTAATGGAAGCCGTCATATTGACTCTGATTGGTGGAATTATTGGTCTGTTTTTGGGTATACTACTTGCAAATGTTATAGCTAACGCTTTAAATATTGTCCCTAATATTACCTTAGGATCTGTTGTTCTTGTTCTTCTTTTCTCTACTGCAGTAGGAATTTTCTTTGGGATTTATCCTGCTCGAAAAGCTGCAAAATTGGATCCAATAGAAGCTTTAAGATATGAATAACCATTTCTAGAAATTATGATCAGCTACAAAAGAAGACTGTATTTTAGTGTGTATAAATAAGTTGAATGACTAATCCCAAAATTCTCGAGGAATAAGAGTTGTTTGTAACCATTGTTTTGGATTCAGGATTCAGGCTCTTCCATGGTTCCACAAGCAAACCCGTCTATTCCAGAAGAAATTTCATCTTGAAGCATCCGCACCATTTAACCTAGAGCAAAAAAAAGCTAGGACATTTTTGTCCTAGCTTTTTTAGATTAAATATCAGATTTTATAATTGCTGAATCATCATTTAATATTTTATCATCAAAACTCTTAATTCTTTTTGACGAGATGATTCCTGCAATCATGCTATCATTTACATTTAACAATGTACGTCCCATATCAATCAAAGGTTCTACAGAAATAACTAAACCGACGATTGCTACTGGTAAATCTAATGCTCCTAGTACGATCAATGCAGCAAATGTTGCTCCACCACCAACACCAGCAACTCCAAATGAACTGATTGTAACAACAGCTAGGATAGTAAGAATATAAGCTGGGCTAAATACATCTACTCCTACAGTAGGTGCTACAATAGCTGCTAGCATAGCTGGATAAATACCTGCACACCCATTTTGACCAATTGATAATCCAAATGTTCCAGAGAAGTTTGCTGACGCTTGATCTACTCCTAAAGTTTTTGTTTGTGTTTCAATATTCAAAGGTAATGCACCCGCGCTTGAACGAGCAGTAAAGGCAAAACTTAATACCGTAAATGTCTTTTTAATATATTGAATAGGATTGACTTTTACTCCCATCAATATCAACATGTGAATCAAAAACATAACGATAAGAGCTGCATATGAAGCAATAACAAATTTACCTAAGTTAAGTAAAGCGTTAAAGTCACTTGTAGCAAGTGCCTTAGTCATTAAAGCAAAAATTCCGTAGGGTGTTAATCGCAATACTAAAGTAACGATACGCATTACAATTGCATATAAACTTTCAATTATTTTAGCAAAGAATTCTCCCGCTTCTTGATCTTTACGGTTAACTCCTAAATAGGCTACTCCAACAAAAGCAGAGAAAATAACAACCGCAATTGTACTTGTCGAGCGTGAGTCTGCTAAATCAGCGAAAAAGTTTACCGGGATAAAGGCTAGAATTTGTTCTGGAATACTTAAATCAACGACTTGCTCTTGAGTGACATTTAGTTCCTCAATACGTGCCGTTTCAGCTGTACCTTGTACAAATTCTGCTCCATCTAAATTAAATACCATAACACTCATTACTCCAATGAATGCGGCAATAGCCGTCGTTCCTAAAAGTGTTGCTAATACGGTAAAACTAATTTTACCAAGATCTTTCGACCCTTCAATCTTTGTAAAAGCTCCTACAATAGATACAAAAATTAATGGCATGATCAACATTTGTAAGAAATTAACATAGCCATTTCCGACTATATTGATCCAATCGATTGATCCAGTAGCGACCTCACTGCCCGCTCCAAAGATAAGCTGTATCACAGCTCCAAACACAACACCTGATCCTAAAGCGATAAAAACACGTGTTGAAAATTTTATATGTCTTTTTTGTAATTGCCAAAATCCAGCAAGTACTGCAATAAATAATACTAATACTATACCAATATAAAGATTTGTCATAATAATCCTCCCTTTTTTGCTTCCTTAATTCAATTAAGAAAACAGATCCATCATAAGATTAAAGGTCTCAAGTAGCCTTTTCCAAAGTAACTACCCTAAAAATGAGGACTTGCCTTGCATTTTTAGTGACTTTTAAATTTTACTTTACTTTTGTAAGGAAATCAAGTGAAAACTCAATATAAAAAAAAGTCTTTGAACTAATGATGGGTCATTAGTTCAAAGACTTTATTTTTTTATTATTTCCAGTATACCATTCAGACTACTTTTTTATTTTTTTTAAGTCTTCAATAGTTTCAGTGTTAATTACAGGTTTGATAATTTCTTTGTTTTTTCGTTCCTTTTTATGGAAGAAAACGACTTCTAATAAAGGAACAATTATAGCCGCTGTAAATCCTCCTGAAAACCCGTTATTGTAAAGATTCATACCCGCATGTAAATAACTGATATTCGTTACGATAACCATATGCAAACTGCCTGCTAAAATTCCAGCTATTATTCCGTAGTGTCCACTAACAGGAGCTAAAGTTGTTCCAAATAAAGCGGTAAGCATAAAATTAGTACTGGATAAATCAGCTGAT
Proteins encoded:
- a CDS encoding efflux RND transporter periplasmic adaptor subunit, which codes for MNWKKGVGVVIAIAIIAFIFYSVINSNTEEETITVQIAKVSQETIKETLSTNGLIESTQTQTIFGQGLIQDVPVSVGDSIEEGATLISYRDGTNQTADFNGTVTTVNAKNGQVDLSSQNGEPAIAIADLSNLQVTINLSESDAPLIEEGQVAVLTTGDQSFDGTVSHIDPTASTVTSQTSTSMVLKSIISFDTPPEGLFAGFNIDVDVTTNTAENVLAIPIEALLYDVDNNPYVYVVENEKALTTPIETGIQSATNVEVTDGLTLDDTIILSPDDTISDGTKVTSE
- a CDS encoding ABC transporter ATP-binding protein, whose protein sequence is MISIKNIVKTYTTGEEKLVALDNVSLEIAAGEFTSIMGSSGSGKSTLMNILGLLDRFDSGTYMLNGQNVSDLSDKESAKIRNKEIGFIFQSFNLMPRMSVLENVELPLVYAGVKAKERKERALKALERVGLSDRVKHKPNEISGGQKQRVAIARAIVNNPHVLMADEPTGNLDSKTTVDIMRIFQELNAEGTTILMVTHESAVALYTKRILTFNDGALINDQSQKSV
- a CDS encoding ABC transporter permease, which gives rise to MNILENFKMAVDSIFSNKLRSLLTMLGIIIGITAVIAILSVGNGATSEITNTFNDFGASTISLSLSDEATTDAAITDADITALKDSIPEITRISPDNTVNTTVKSDFETRTVLAFSGTSDLQYTNQSMESTLIYGRYFNQSDYDDAKEVVVITEDTATSLFNGRQNVIGEDIQLLSNTGTTLNLKIIGIVEGTFQELQGSFDLSQMPLFLALPLTTMEKLNPTMALMNSLTVQVTDKDAIESVSNRMVRLLETKHDSVGENFYTATNFLQALDQVDSVLSLFVNFIAAVAAIALLVGGIGVMNIMLVSVTERTREIGTRKALGATTNTILFQFLMEAVILTLIGGIIGLFLGILLANVIANALNIVPNITLGSVVLVLLFSTAVGIFFGIYPARKAAKLDPIEALRYE
- a CDS encoding L-cystine transporter, encoding MTNLYIGIVLVLFIAVLAGFWQLQKRHIKFSTRVFIALGSGVVFGAVIQLIFGAGSEVATGSIDWINIVGNGYVNFLQMLIMPLIFVSIVGAFTKIEGSKDLGKISFTVLATLLGTTAIAAFIGVMSVMVFNLDGAEFVQGTAETARIEELNVTQEQVVDLSIPEQILAFIPVNFFADLADSRSTSTIAVVIFSAFVGVAYLGVNRKDQEAGEFFAKIIESLYAIVMRIVTLVLRLTPYGIFALMTKALATSDFNALLNLGKFVIASYAALIVMFLIHMLILMGVKVNPIQYIKKTFTVLSFAFTARSSAGALPLNIETQTKTLGVDQASANFSGTFGLSIGQNGCAGIYPAMLAAIVAPTVGVDVFSPAYILTILAVVTISSFGVAGVGGGATFAALIVLGALDLPVAIVGLVISVEPLIDMGRTLLNVNDSMIAGIISSKRIKSFDDKILNDDSAIIKSDI